AACGCTTCGCTCCGACGGGATTTGCCCCTCCTCGGATCGAGGAGGGGCCTGGTAGTCAGGCACGTTCCCGATACGAAAACTGTCCGAAGTATTAAGGTTGGCAAGTTGCAGGTTGGCAAGTTGCAGACGTATAAAATCCTGTAACCTGTCAACCCGTAACCTGCCAACCAGTATCTATCGCTCGTAAAACGCCGGCGGGGCGATGCCGAGGGAGCGGAGGTAGACGTAACCCTGCGCGCGGTGGTGGATTTCGTTGTCCACGATGTAATGGATGATCCAGTGCCCGGGGCCCTCCCACTGCCCAAACGCGAGGTCGACTTTGGGAAAACGATTCGCGGGAATCGTGGGCCAGATTTCGTTCATTTTTGTCGTTACCTCGTCCCACAGCCGGAGCGCCTCGGCTTTGGAGCTCAGCGTCGGCCCCTCGTCGTACTCCCACTTTCCGGTAGCCACCCCCTTGATGGTTGGAATGGCCATACCCAGCATCTCCTTTACCAGCAAAGAGAACGGACGCATCCCGCCGATGGAGTAGCTCGTGAAGGCGTCTTCCGGAAAGGCCTCGATGACGCGGCGCGTCAGCCGGCGGTGGCCCTGCCAGTGCTCGAGAAAGGCATCCGCAGTGATAAACGGAGCGGGTGTCGGTAGAGTAGCCATGGCGTTGCATCTAGGGTTGAATGAAGGAACACACCCAGTATCCGCCGGCGTGGTGTCAACGTTGTGTCACAGGGGTTCCGAGGGTTAAAGATCACGAAACCAAGTGTAACTACCTGCGTCACACCTGACGTTCCCTTACTCGCACGCCGATGATTCAGAACTTCAGGCACAAAGGGCTCCGGCGCTTTTTCGATACCGGTGATGGTTCAAAACTGAACGCCAGCCACCTGAAACGTATCCGCCTTATTCTGTCGGCTCTCAATGCGGC
The sequence above is a segment of the Rhodothermales bacterium genome. Coding sequences within it:
- a CDS encoding DinB family protein, whose translation is MATLPTPAPFITADAFLEHWQGHRRLTRRVIEAFPEDAFTSYSIGGMRPFSLLVKEMLGMAIPTIKGVATGKWEYDEGPTLSSKAEALRLWDEVTTKMNEIWPTIPANRFPKVDLAFGQWEGPGHWIIHYIVDNEIHHRAQGYVYLRSLGIAPPAFYER